In Vibrio diazotrophicus, the following proteins share a genomic window:
- the rseP gene encoding sigma E protease regulator RseP, translating into MSGILWNFVSFIVALGILVAVHEFGHFWVARKCGVKVEKFSIGFGKSIWSKIGKDGTEYSISMIPLGGFVKMLDGRVDDVPADQQCYAFDKKPLWKRSAIVAAGPAFNFFFAIFAYWLVFLVGVPSVKPVIGEVVPHSISAQAGLESGMQIKSVAGVETLNWESVNMGLIDHIGDKQLVMSVTSQEGVGFDEIKTLDLSEWNFDPESESAMEALGFKPYTPEIYMSLQSVSEGGAGQLAGLEVGDVLTHIDGNAINDWQQVVTAIQNSPDKPLQLKVERQGEELSLVLTPQAKNVAQGKVIGFAGIAPEVAEWPENYRFDLQYGVFESVGKAVEKTGQVIGLTVNMLKKLIVGDVGLNNLSGPISIAKGAGTTADYGLVYFLGFLALISVNLGIINLVPLPMLDGGHLLFFAIEGITRRPVPEKVQEMGYRIGGAIIFSLMAVALFNDFTRL; encoded by the coding sequence ATGAGTGGCATTTTGTGGAACTTTGTCTCCTTTATCGTTGCCCTTGGCATATTAGTCGCGGTGCATGAATTTGGACACTTCTGGGTTGCCAGAAAGTGTGGCGTCAAAGTCGAAAAATTTTCTATTGGTTTCGGTAAATCCATCTGGAGCAAAATCGGCAAAGATGGTACGGAATACAGCATCTCAATGATACCACTGGGTGGCTTCGTTAAAATGCTTGATGGGCGTGTGGACGACGTGCCTGCTGATCAGCAGTGCTATGCATTTGATAAAAAGCCACTTTGGAAACGTTCTGCTATCGTTGCTGCCGGTCCAGCATTTAACTTTTTCTTTGCGATTTTTGCCTACTGGCTGGTTTTCCTCGTCGGGGTCCCATCAGTTAAGCCTGTTATTGGCGAAGTTGTTCCTCATTCCATTTCAGCTCAAGCTGGTCTTGAGTCTGGTATGCAAATTAAATCCGTTGCGGGTGTCGAAACACTGAATTGGGAATCGGTCAACATGGGCTTGATCGACCATATCGGTGATAAGCAATTGGTAATGTCTGTAACATCTCAGGAAGGTGTTGGATTCGACGAAATTAAAACTTTAGACCTGTCAGAATGGAACTTTGATCCAGAATCAGAGTCTGCTATGGAGGCCTTAGGCTTTAAACCTTATACCCCTGAAATCTATATGTCTTTACAGAGTGTATCCGAAGGGGGGGCAGGTCAGCTTGCTGGTCTTGAGGTTGGTGATGTTCTGACGCACATTGATGGTAATGCTATCAATGACTGGCAGCAGGTTGTAACGGCTATCCAAAACAGCCCTGACAAGCCACTTCAATTGAAAGTTGAACGACAAGGTGAAGAGTTATCTCTGGTTTTAACTCCTCAGGCAAAGAATGTTGCTCAAGGGAAAGTGATTGGCTTTGCTGGTATCGCACCTGAAGTCGCAGAATGGCCTGAAAATTATCGCTTTGATCTCCAATATGGTGTATTTGAATCGGTTGGTAAAGCGGTCGAAAAAACAGGGCAAGTTATTGGTTTAACCGTCAATATGTTGAAGAAACTTATTGTTGGTGATGTTGGTCTGAATAACCTAAGCGGCCCAATTTCGATTGCCAAAGGCGCAGGAACGACAGCCGATTACGGCTTGGTTTACTTCTTGGGCTTCTTAGCACTGATTAGTGTGAATTTAGGGATTATAAATTTGGTGCCACTACCGATGTTAGATGGCGGACACCTATTATTTTTTGCTATTGAGGGAATTACCCGTCGCCCGGTACCAGAAAAAGTACAAGAAATGGGCTATCGAATTGGTGGGGCAATTATTTTCTCCTTAATGGCCGTGGCATTATTTAACGATTTTACTCGCCTGTGA
- the ispC gene encoding 1-deoxy-D-xylulose-5-phosphate reductoisomerase, producing the protein MRKLTILGATGSIGASTLKVVKENPEQFKIVALAAGVNVEKMRELCLIWKPQYAVMATAKAAQELSLQLSGLNLRTEVSYGIDAMCHVASMDDVDTVMAAIVGAAGLVPTMAAVKAGKRVLLANKEALVMSGQLFIDAVEQYGAELLPVDSEHNAIFQCLPREVQSQLGRCDLTSNGVSHILLTGSGGPFRYSDVSTLASVTPEQAIAHPNWSMGPKISVDSATMMNKGLEYIEAKWLFNASREQLKVLIHPQSVIHSMVQFKDGSVIAQMGEPDMATPIAYTMAYPHRVSASVKPLDFTRLSELTFMDVDYQRYPCLKLAIDACYEGQHATTSLNAANEIAVEAFLKGQIRFTDIAVINERVLAQACGSNNQLHSYDLESLLELDTMARKLANQALKERIL; encoded by the coding sequence ATGCGTAAGTTAACGATTCTTGGTGCAACAGGCTCTATTGGTGCTAGCACACTTAAAGTAGTTAAAGAAAATCCAGAACAATTCAAAATTGTTGCTTTGGCGGCAGGTGTTAACGTAGAAAAAATGCGTGAGCTATGCCTGATTTGGAAGCCACAATATGCTGTGATGGCGACGGCTAAAGCTGCTCAAGAACTTTCCTTACAGTTGTCTGGGCTTAATCTTCGCACTGAAGTGTCATATGGCATTGATGCTATGTGTCATGTTGCCTCCATGGATGACGTTGATACAGTCATGGCTGCTATCGTTGGTGCTGCGGGCTTAGTGCCTACTATGGCAGCAGTTAAAGCAGGTAAACGAGTGTTACTTGCCAACAAAGAAGCGCTTGTTATGTCCGGCCAGTTGTTTATTGATGCTGTTGAACAATATGGTGCTGAACTTTTACCTGTCGATAGTGAACATAATGCTATCTTCCAGTGTCTACCTAGAGAGGTGCAGTCTCAGCTAGGTCGCTGTGATCTCACTTCAAATGGGGTGTCTCACATTTTGCTGACAGGCTCCGGTGGTCCATTTCGCTATAGTGATGTCAGCACGTTAGCAAGTGTTACTCCTGAGCAGGCGATTGCTCATCCAAACTGGTCTATGGGGCCTAAGATTTCCGTTGATTCTGCAACCATGATGAATAAAGGTTTGGAGTATATTGAAGCTAAATGGTTGTTTAACGCTTCAAGAGAGCAGCTTAAAGTGTTGATTCACCCTCAGTCGGTAATTCATTCCATGGTGCAGTTTAAAGATGGTTCCGTGATAGCACAGATGGGTGAACCAGACATGGCAACGCCAATCGCGTACACTATGGCTTATCCACATCGAGTTAGTGCGAGTGTAAAACCTCTGGACTTCACTCGTTTAAGTGAGCTGACATTTATGGACGTGGATTATCAACGATACCCTTGTTTGAAATTGGCTATTGATGCTTGTTATGAAGGACAACATGCAACAACATCATTAAATGCGGCAAATGAGATAGCAGTGGAGGCGTTCCTGAAAGGGCAAATCCGCTTTACCGATATTGCAGTGATTAATGAACGTGTGTTGGCACAAGCATGTGGCTCTAATAACCAGCTACATTCCTACGACTTGGAAAGCTTACTAGAGCTAGATACAATGGCTCGCAAGCTAGCTAACCAAGCACTTAAAGAGCGTATATTATGA
- a CDS encoding phosphatidate cytidylyltransferase, whose protein sequence is MKQRIITALILAPLVVLAIFYLSLPWFMVALATVTFIGSWEWTQFVNASSRYLALVPAVIAGVGSYFWLVPDDAWFHSLSDSHFLLLIVGSLWWVFSSFLAISYPKSRPWWENSNILRHLFGLLTLIPFFWSVIFLRAENIAVDSYHGARLVLFVCFIVWSADSGAYFAGKSFGKHKMAPAVSPNKTMEGLVGGVIAAMLVGWIFADLFSIQFTSVPVMLFTILVTVVISVLGDLVESMFKRVSGIKDSSNIIPGHGGILDRIDSLTAAFPVFAFLYFML, encoded by the coding sequence TTGAAGCAAAGAATAATTACAGCGCTCATACTTGCACCTTTGGTGGTTTTAGCCATTTTTTATCTCTCCCTTCCTTGGTTCATGGTTGCATTGGCAACGGTGACTTTTATTGGTTCATGGGAATGGACACAGTTTGTAAATGCTTCATCTCGTTACCTTGCATTAGTCCCCGCAGTTATCGCAGGGGTAGGAAGTTACTTTTGGTTAGTCCCAGATGATGCTTGGTTCCATTCTCTCAGTGATTCTCATTTTTTGTTACTTATCGTGGGTAGTTTATGGTGGGTATTCTCTAGCTTTCTAGCTATTAGTTATCCTAAATCTCGCCCATGGTGGGAAAATTCCAATATTCTGCGCCACCTATTTGGCCTTCTTACACTGATTCCGTTTTTCTGGAGTGTAATTTTCCTTCGAGCAGAAAATATTGCTGTTGATTCGTATCACGGTGCACGTCTAGTCCTGTTTGTTTGCTTTATCGTATGGTCTGCAGATAGCGGAGCGTATTTCGCTGGGAAAAGCTTCGGTAAGCACAAAATGGCGCCCGCTGTTAGCCCAAACAAAACGATGGAAGGCTTAGTAGGTGGTGTTATTGCGGCAATGTTGGTGGGTTGGATATTTGCCGATTTGTTTAGCATTCAATTCACATCTGTGCCTGTCATGCTATTCACCATCTTAGTAACGGTGGTTATTTCTGTGCTTGGTGATCTGGTTGAGAGTATGTTCAAACGAGTTTCCGGTATCAAGGACAGTAGCAATATTATTCCAGGGCATGGCGGTATACTTGATCGTATAGACAGCCTGACAGCTGCTTTCCCTGTTTTCGCTTTTCTTTACTTCATGCTTTAA
- the uppS gene encoding polyprenyl diphosphate synthase, whose product MQNSQLSPEALPQHIAIIMDGNGRWAKEQGKPRVFGHKNGVASVRKTISTAARLGIQAVTLFAFSSENWRRPEEEVGVLMELFMTVLTTEVKKLHKNQLRLRVIGDKSRFSERLQNKIAQAEELTKDNTGMLINIAANYGGQWDITQATRSIAEKVAQGELVASDITEETIRAHLTMSDIPEVDLMIRTGGECRISNFMLWQLAYAELYFTPTYWPEFGEESLVEAVTWFVNRERRFGCTGEQIKALMEK is encoded by the coding sequence ATGCAAAATTCACAACTCTCTCCAGAAGCTTTACCACAACATATTGCAATCATTATGGATGGCAATGGCCGTTGGGCAAAAGAGCAGGGTAAACCTCGTGTTTTCGGACACAAGAATGGTGTGGCATCCGTTCGTAAAACAATCTCTACTGCCGCACGTTTAGGAATCCAAGCTGTCACCTTATTCGCATTTAGTAGTGAGAATTGGCGTCGCCCTGAAGAAGAAGTGGGTGTGCTAATGGAGTTGTTTATGACGGTTCTGACGACTGAAGTTAAGAAACTGCATAAAAATCAATTACGTCTGCGTGTTATCGGTGATAAGAGTCGTTTTAGTGAGCGCTTGCAAAATAAAATTGCTCAGGCAGAAGAGCTGACGAAAGATAATACAGGCATGTTGATCAATATCGCGGCAAATTATGGTGGTCAATGGGATATTACTCAAGCAACCCGAAGCATTGCGGAAAAGGTTGCGCAAGGTGAGTTGGTTGCTTCTGATATTACTGAGGAAACCATCCGTGCACATTTGACCATGTCAGATATTCCTGAAGTTGATTTAATGATTCGTACTGGCGGTGAATGTCGCATCAGTAACTTTATGCTGTGGCAGCTGGCTTATGCTGAGCTGTATTTCACGCCAACTTACTGGCCAGAATTTGGTGAGGAAAGTTTGGTTGAAGCAGTGACTTGGTTTGTTAATCGTGAGCGTCGTTTTGGCTGCACTGGTGAACAAATCAAGGCATTGATGGAAAAATAA
- the frr gene encoding ribosome recycling factor, whose product MINEIKKDAQERMDKSVEALKNTLSKVRTGRAHPSLLSGISVEYYGAPTPLSQVANVVAEDARTLAITVFDKELTPKVEKAIMMSDLGLNPMSAGTVIRVPLPPLTEERRRDLVKIVRGEAEGARVAVRNIRRDANSDLKGLLKDKEISEDEDRKAQDEIQKLTDLAVKKIDEVLAVKEKELMEV is encoded by the coding sequence GTGATTAATGAGATTAAAAAAGACGCTCAAGAGCGTATGGACAAAAGTGTTGAAGCATTAAAAAACACCCTTTCTAAAGTACGTACTGGTCGTGCGCACCCAAGCCTACTTTCTGGTATCTCTGTGGAGTACTACGGTGCACCAACGCCTCTAAGTCAAGTTGCAAACGTTGTAGCTGAAGACGCTCGTACGCTTGCTATTACTGTTTTCGACAAAGAGCTAACGCCAAAAGTTGAAAAAGCGATCATGATGTCAGATCTTGGCCTGAACCCGATGTCAGCGGGTACTGTTATCCGCGTTCCACTTCCTCCGCTAACGGAAGAGCGTCGTCGTGACCTAGTTAAGATTGTACGTGGCGAAGCTGAAGGTGCTCGTGTTGCTGTACGTAACATCCGTCGTGATGCAAACAGCGACCTTAAAGGTCTTCTAAAAGATAAAGAAATTTCTGAAGATGAAGATCGTAAAGCACAAGACGAAATCCAAAAACTGACAGACCTAGCTGTGAAGAAAATCGATGAAGTTCTTGCAGTAAAAGAAAAAGAACTCATGGAAGTTTAA
- the pyrH gene encoding UMP kinase: MTTNPKPVYQRILLKLSGEALQGEEGFGIDPAVLDRMAQEVKELVELGVQVGVVIGGGNLFRGAGLAKAGMNRVVGDHMGMLATVMNGLAMRDALHRAYVNARVMSAIPLNGVCDDYNWADAISQLRGGRVVIFSAGTGNPFFTTDSAACLRGIEIEADIVLKATKVDGVFSADPVANPDAQLYDKLSYNDVLEKELKVMDLAAFTLARDHGMPIRVFNMNKPGALRRVVMGEAEGTLISA, encoded by the coding sequence ATGACAACGAACCCTAAACCAGTATATCAACGTATTCTGTTAAAACTTAGCGGTGAAGCGCTTCAAGGTGAAGAAGGTTTTGGTATTGATCCAGCCGTTCTAGATCGTATGGCTCAAGAAGTGAAAGAACTGGTGGAGCTTGGTGTCCAAGTGGGCGTTGTTATCGGTGGCGGTAACTTATTCCGTGGCGCTGGTCTGGCGAAAGCAGGCATGAACCGTGTTGTGGGTGACCACATGGGGATGCTAGCGACAGTGATGAATGGTTTGGCAATGCGTGATGCACTTCACCGTGCGTATGTGAATGCTCGTGTAATGTCTGCAATTCCATTGAATGGTGTGTGTGACGATTACAACTGGGCAGATGCTATCAGCCAGCTACGTGGCGGTCGTGTTGTGATTTTCTCGGCAGGTACTGGTAACCCATTCTTCACCACTGATTCAGCTGCGTGTTTGCGCGGTATTGAAATTGAAGCGGATATCGTTCTAAAAGCAACGAAAGTTGATGGAGTGTTCTCGGCTGACCCTGTAGCTAACCCAGATGCTCAGTTGTATGATAAACTTTCTTACAACGACGTTCTTGAGAAAGAATTGAAAGTAATGGATTTAGCGGCATTTACATTGGCTCGTGATCACGGCATGCCGATCCGCGTATTCAATATGAACAAACCTGGCGCTCTACGCCGCGTGGTTATGGGTGAAGCGGAAGGTACGCTAATCAGCGCCTAA
- the tsf gene encoding translation elongation factor Ts — protein MAVTAALVKELRERTGAGMMECKKALVETNGDIELAIENMRKSGAAKAAKKAGNVAAEGTIAIKEANGVAVLLEVNCQTDFVAKDANFTAFVNQVAEDALASKASVEELQAKFEETRVALVAKIGENVNIRRVQYVEGAALATYRHGEKIGVVVAGEGDAETLKHVAMHVAASRPEYVNPEDVPADVVAKEREVQVEIAMNEGKPKEIAEKMVEGRMKKFTGEVSLTGQPFVMEPKKSVGEILKERGAAVSTFVRLEVGEGIEKAEGLSFAEEVALAQKG, from the coding sequence ATGGCTGTTACTGCTGCTCTAGTAAAAGAACTGCGCGAACGTACTGGCGCAGGTATGATGGAATGTAAAAAAGCGCTTGTTGAAACAAACGGTGACATCGAGCTAGCAATTGAAAACATGCGTAAGTCTGGCGCTGCTAAAGCTGCTAAAAAAGCAGGTAACGTAGCTGCTGAAGGTACTATCGCAATCAAAGAAGCAAACGGTGTAGCTGTTCTTCTTGAAGTTAACTGTCAAACAGACTTCGTTGCAAAAGATGCTAACTTTACTGCGTTCGTAAACCAAGTTGCTGAAGATGCACTAGCGTCTAAAGCTTCTGTTGAAGAACTACAAGCTAAATTCGAAGAAACTCGCGTTGCTCTAGTAGCTAAAATCGGCGAAAACGTAAACATCCGTCGCGTACAATACGTTGAGGGTGCTGCACTAGCTACTTACCGTCACGGTGAGAAGATCGGTGTTGTTGTTGCTGGTGAAGGCGACGCTGAAACTCTAAAACACGTTGCTATGCACGTAGCTGCTTCTCGTCCAGAGTACGTTAACCCTGAAGACGTACCAGCAGACGTAGTTGCTAAAGAGCGTGAAGTTCAAGTTGAAATCGCTATGAACGAAGGCAAGCCAAAAGAAATCGCAGAGAAAATGGTTGAAGGCCGCATGAAGAAATTCACTGGCGAAGTTTCTCTAACTGGTCAACCATTCGTAATGGAACCTAAGAAATCTGTTGGTGAAATCCTTAAAGAGCGTGGCGCTGCTGTTTCTACTTTCGTTCGCCTAGAAGTTGGTGAAGGTATCGAGAAAGCTGAAGGCCTAAGCTTTGCTGAAGAAGTAGCATTGGCTCAAAAAGGTTAA
- the rpsB gene encoding 30S ribosomal protein S2: protein MATVSMRDMLKAGVHFGHQTRYWNPKMKPFIFGARNRVHIINLEKTVPMFNEALAELVKVGEKKGKVLFVGTKRAASEAVKEAALASNQYYVNNRWLGGMLTNWKTVRQSIKRLKDLEAQSTDGTFDKLTKKEALMRTREMEKLEKSLGGIKDMGGLPDALFVIDADHEHIAVKEANNLGIPVFAVVDTNSNPDGVDYVIPGNDDAIRAVQLYLNAAAESVNEGRNKDVAVVAEKDGFVEAE from the coding sequence ATGGCAACTGTATCAATGCGCGACATGCTGAAAGCTGGTGTTCACTTCGGTCACCAAACTCGTTACTGGAACCCAAAAATGAAGCCATTCATTTTCGGTGCTCGTAACCGCGTTCACATCATCAACCTTGAAAAAACTGTACCAATGTTCAACGAAGCTCTAGCTGAGCTAGTTAAAGTTGGCGAGAAAAAAGGTAAAGTTCTTTTCGTAGGTACTAAGCGCGCTGCATCTGAAGCTGTTAAAGAAGCTGCTCTTGCAAGCAACCAATACTACGTAAACAACCGTTGGTTAGGTGGTATGCTAACTAACTGGAAAACTGTTCGTCAATCAATCAAGCGTCTAAAAGATCTTGAAGCACAGTCTACAGACGGTACTTTCGACAAGCTAACTAAGAAAGAAGCTCTAATGCGTACTCGTGAAATGGAGAAGCTAGAGAAATCTCTTGGTGGTATCAAAGACATGGGCGGTCTACCAGACGCTCTATTCGTAATCGACGCTGATCACGAGCACATCGCAGTTAAAGAAGCAAACAACCTAGGTATTCCAGTATTCGCGGTTGTTGATACTAACTCTAACCCAGACGGCGTTGACTACGTTATCCCTGGTAACGACGACGCAATCCGTGCAGTTCAACTATACCTAAACGCAGCGGCTGAATCAGTAAATGAAGGCCGTAACAAAGACGTAGCTGTAGTTGCTGAAAAAGACGGTTTCGTAGAAGCTGAATAA
- the map gene encoding type I methionyl aminopeptidase, producing the protein MSVKIKNAEEIEKMRVAGRLAAEVLEMIEPYVKAGVTTEELDQICHKHITEVQGAIPAPLNYHGYPKSICTSINHIVCHGIPATQDTTFGQLVRPAVLKDGDIINIDITVIKDGYHGDTSKMFLVGDVSPADKRLCMVAQESLYLSLKKVKPGIQLGEIGTTIEKYIKTNNKNNPSTKFSIVRDYCGHGIGAEFHEEPQVVHYKNSDRTILREGMTFTIEPMINAGKFGCRLDDEDDWTVYTADGKKSAQWEHTILVTADGCEILTLREEESLPRFLVNA; encoded by the coding sequence ATGTCTGTAAAAATTAAGAATGCTGAAGAAATAGAAAAAATGCGCGTTGCTGGTCGCTTAGCCGCAGAAGTTCTAGAAATGATTGAACCTTATGTAAAAGCAGGTGTGACCACTGAAGAGCTAGATCAAATCTGCCATAAACACATCACCGAAGTTCAAGGCGCAATCCCAGCACCTCTCAATTACCACGGCTACCCTAAGTCAATCTGTACATCGATCAACCACATTGTGTGTCATGGTATTCCTGCAACTCAAGATACCACTTTCGGTCAATTGGTTCGCCCTGCGGTACTAAAAGACGGTGACATCATCAATATCGATATCACTGTTATCAAAGATGGTTACCACGGCGACACGTCGAAAATGTTTTTAGTGGGTGATGTATCTCCTGCGGACAAGCGCCTATGTATGGTTGCACAAGAAAGCCTGTACTTATCACTGAAGAAAGTGAAGCCGGGTATTCAACTTGGTGAAATCGGTACAACTATCGAGAAGTACATCAAAACGAACAATAAGAACAACCCTAGCACTAAGTTTTCTATTGTTCGTGACTATTGTGGTCACGGCATTGGTGCTGAGTTCCACGAAGAGCCGCAAGTGGTTCACTACAAGAACAGTGATCGCACCATCCTTCGTGAAGGCATGACATTTACCATCGAACCAATGATTAACGCTGGTAAGTTCGGTTGTCGCTTAGATGATGAAGATGATTGGACTGTTTACACAGCAGACGGCAAGAAATCTGCTCAATGGGAGCACACGATTTTAGTCACTGCTGACGGTTGTGAAATTCTGACCTTACGTGAAGAAGAATCACTCCCTCGCTTCCTCGTTAATGCTTAA
- the glnD gene encoding bifunctional uridylyltransferase/uridylyl-removing protein GlnD, which produces MPFQSPLTFSDEQLTIGELKQQLEHFAQYQKQEFLNHHPVADLVLGRSEYMDLLLHRLWQHFGFIDNPELSLVAVGGYGRGELHPLSDIDILIISNKKIAEETERKVSEFITLLWDLRLEVGHAVRTVDECSEIGRSDLTVATNLQEARLLAGSEDTFHRLKMLIHSESFWPSETFYKAKIQEQRERHARYHDTTYNLEPDIKSTPGGLRDIHTLSWVARRHFGATSLYEMSRYGFLTDAEYRELVECQDFLWRVRFALHMELKRYDNRLTFGLQAQVAEHLGFTGEGNRAVEMMMKEFYRTVRRVAELNKMLLKLFDQAILNNGEECEPVILDEDFQRRGSLIEARKPALFQARPETILDMFLHIANDSTIDGVAPATMRQLRTARRRLNKFLHTIPEAREKFMELVRHPNALHRAFSLMHKLGVLAAYLPQWSQIVGQMQFDLFHAYTVDEHSIRLLKHINTFGDPANHDRHPICCEIYPKLQKKELLILAAIFHDIGKGRGGDHSEIGAGEAYDFCIEHGLSKPEAKLVSWLVLNHLLMSVTAQRRDIYDPEVIIEFAKKVRDEEYLEYLVCLTVADICATNPELWNSWKRTLLAELFYSTQRALRRGLENPVDVRDRIRHNQQLASALLRKEGFSSREIELLWQRFKADYFLRHTHKQIAWHCTHLLRHKDPTQPLVILSKRAPRGGTEIFVYTKDQPSLFAKVVGELDRRNLNVHDAQIMTSKDGYVLDTFMVLDQNGSVIEEARHQALSKHIVNVLKSESALELKTRRLPRQLKHFTVKTTIDFLPTRSKKRTLMEFVALDTPGLLATVGATFSELNLDLHAAKITTMGERAEDLFILTSPQGNKLSEEEEALLRERLIENVSELAPD; this is translated from the coding sequence ATGCCTTTTCAGTCTCCTTTAACTTTTTCTGATGAACAACTGACCATCGGTGAGTTAAAACAACAGCTTGAACATTTTGCCCAGTATCAAAAGCAAGAATTTTTGAATCACCACCCAGTGGCTGATCTTGTTTTAGGACGTTCAGAGTATATGGATTTACTCCTGCATCGTTTATGGCAACATTTCGGGTTTATTGACAACCCTGAGCTTAGCTTAGTAGCGGTAGGCGGCTACGGACGAGGGGAACTTCATCCACTTTCTGACATCGATATTTTGATCATCTCGAACAAAAAAATCGCTGAAGAGACAGAACGTAAAGTCAGCGAATTTATTACTCTGCTTTGGGATTTACGCTTAGAAGTGGGACACGCGGTTCGCACTGTTGATGAATGCTCAGAGATAGGCCGATCTGACTTGACGGTCGCAACCAACTTACAAGAAGCACGACTATTAGCAGGCAGTGAAGATACCTTCCACCGCTTGAAAATGCTGATTCATTCAGAATCTTTCTGGCCAAGCGAAACCTTCTACAAAGCGAAGATTCAAGAACAGCGTGAACGTCATGCACGTTATCACGATACCACCTACAACCTTGAACCAGACATCAAGTCGACGCCAGGTGGCCTACGTGACATTCATACTCTAAGCTGGGTTGCCCGCCGCCACTTTGGCGCGACCTCCCTTTATGAGATGAGCCGCTACGGATTTTTAACCGATGCGGAATATAGAGAGCTGGTTGAGTGCCAAGACTTTTTGTGGCGAGTGCGCTTTGCCCTTCACATGGAACTCAAACGCTACGACAACCGCCTGACATTTGGCTTGCAGGCACAAGTTGCAGAACATTTGGGCTTTACTGGTGAAGGCAACCGAGCGGTTGAGATGATGATGAAAGAGTTCTACCGCACGGTTCGCCGAGTTGCAGAACTCAACAAAATGCTGCTAAAGCTGTTTGATCAAGCCATTTTGAACAATGGTGAAGAGTGTGAACCCGTCATCCTCGATGAAGATTTCCAACGTCGCGGTAGCTTGATCGAAGCCAGAAAGCCTGCTCTGTTTCAAGCAAGGCCAGAAACAATTTTGGACATGTTTCTCCATATCGCTAACGACTCAACCATTGATGGTGTGGCTCCGGCAACCATGCGCCAGTTACGCACTGCTCGCCGCCGATTGAACAAGTTCTTGCATACCATCCCTGAAGCACGCGAAAAGTTTATGGAACTTGTGCGTCATCCGAATGCGTTGCACAGAGCATTCAGCTTAATGCACAAACTGGGCGTTCTAGCCGCTTATCTGCCGCAATGGAGCCAAATAGTTGGTCAGATGCAATTCGACCTGTTCCATGCTTATACCGTTGATGAGCATAGTATTCGACTTCTCAAACACATCAATACCTTTGGCGATCCAGCGAATCATGACAGACACCCAATCTGTTGCGAAATCTATCCTAAATTGCAGAAAAAAGAGCTATTAATTCTTGCGGCTATTTTCCATGATATCGGTAAAGGACGAGGTGGGGATCACTCAGAGATCGGCGCGGGGGAAGCCTATGATTTCTGTATCGAACATGGGTTGTCAAAGCCAGAGGCCAAACTTGTCTCTTGGTTAGTACTCAATCACCTTTTGATGTCTGTGACTGCACAACGCCGAGATATTTACGATCCTGAAGTCATCATCGAATTTGCGAAAAAAGTCCGTGACGAAGAATACTTGGAATATTTAGTTTGCCTGACGGTTGCAGATATCTGTGCAACCAACCCAGAACTGTGGAATAGCTGGAAAAGAACTCTGCTTGCAGAGCTTTTCTATTCAACTCAACGCGCACTGCGTCGTGGATTAGAAAACCCTGTAGATGTACGTGACCGTATTCGCCACAACCAACAGCTTGCTTCCGCTTTGTTACGTAAAGAAGGCTTTAGCAGCAGAGAAATTGAGTTACTCTGGCAAAGATTCAAAGCGGACTATTTCCTGCGTCATACTCACAAACAAATTGCATGGCACTGTACTCATTTACTTCGCCACAAAGATCCAACGCAACCATTAGTGATATTGAGTAAACGTGCGCCTCGCGGCGGTACAGAGATCTTTGTCTACACCAAAGACCAACCTTCCCTCTTTGCCAAAGTGGTTGGTGAGTTGGACAGACGCAACCTTAACGTCCATGACGCACAGATCATGACAAGCAAAGATGGCTATGTGCTCGATACCTTCATGGTACTAGATCAGAATGGATCCGTGATTGAAGAAGCTCGTCATCAGGCTCTCAGTAAGCACATCGTTAACGTGCTAAAAAGCGAAAGCGCTCTCGAACTGAAAACACGTCGACTGCCTCGCCAACTGAAGCATTTTACAGTAAAAACCACGATCGACTTTTTGCCGACCCGAAGTAAAAAGCGCACGCTTATGGAATTCGTCGCTCTTGATACTCCGGGGCTATTAGCCACTGTCGGTGCTACCTTTTCCGAACTGAATTTGGATCTGCACGCTGCGAAAATCACTACAATGGGCGAACGCGCAGAAGACTTATTCATCTTAACCAGTCCACAAGGCAACAAATTAAGTGAAGAAGAAGAAGCTCTGTTACGAGAAAGATTAATCGAGAACGTCTCAGAGCTAGCACCAGATTGA